One window of Lusitaniella coriacea LEGE 07157 genomic DNA carries:
- a CDS encoding lysophospholipid acyltransferase family protein, whose translation MNKSSDPASKSSRLSGHPYDGWSLDDRDPATIQALLPIWEWLYRYYFRVDTEGWHHVPRSGKMLIVGSHNGGLAAPDMFMLMYDWFRRFGTERLLYGLMHPKVWQAFPPIAAQAARCGAVQAHPKIAIAALRKNAAVAVYPGGAQDIFRPHSQRNQIHFAGRKGFIKLALRESAPIIPAISTGAHDTLIVLGDCYQQAQQLHQWGMPWLLGIDPEVFPLYLGLPWGLGIGPLPNFPLPVQIHTRICPPIYFERYGRAAANDRDYVDTCYQKVVAQMQEALDRLESLSSEL comes from the coding sequence ATTAATAAATCGTCCGATCCCGCCTCCAAATCTTCGCGCCTCTCTGGTCACCCCTACGATGGTTGGTCTCTCGACGATCGCGATCCCGCAACAATTCAAGCCCTATTACCCATTTGGGAATGGCTGTACCGCTACTATTTTCGCGTCGATACCGAAGGCTGGCATCACGTCCCGCGATCGGGCAAAATGCTGATCGTGGGTTCCCACAACGGCGGACTGGCTGCCCCGGATATGTTTATGTTGATGTACGATTGGTTCCGGCGATTTGGCACCGAACGCTTGCTTTACGGATTGATGCACCCCAAAGTGTGGCAAGCCTTTCCCCCCATTGCAGCGCAAGCCGCAAGATGCGGTGCAGTTCAAGCCCATCCCAAAATCGCGATCGCGGCACTCCGAAAAAATGCAGCCGTAGCCGTCTATCCCGGCGGCGCGCAGGACATTTTTCGCCCCCACTCCCAACGCAACCAAATTCATTTTGCCGGACGCAAAGGCTTTATTAAACTCGCCCTGCGCGAAAGCGCGCCCATTATCCCCGCCATCTCCACTGGCGCTCACGATACCCTGATCGTCCTCGGCGATTGCTACCAACAAGCGCAGCAATTACATCAATGGGGAATGCCTTGGTTACTTGGCATCGATCCTGAAGTCTTTCCCCTCTATTTAGGGCTTCCGTGGGGTTTAGGGATTGGTCCGCTTCCCAACTTCCCCCTCCCCGTGCAAATTCACACGCGCATCTGTCCTCCTATTTACTTCGAGCGTTATGGTCGCGCAGCCGCCAACGATCGCGACTATGTAGATACTTGTTATCAGAAGGTTGTCGCACAAATGCAAGAGGCACTAGACCGGTTAGAGAGTTTGAGTTCGGAACTATAA
- a CDS encoding protein kinase domain-containing protein produces the protein MGQLHKPGEIVAKRYCILNVLGEGGSGVTYRAKDLKEKEQVALKALSLRQIKDWKNIDRFEREARVLAQLKHPAIPRYLDYFQVDAEEDRAFYITQQLAEGESLETWINKGWHATERDVRNIAEQILEVLVYLHSLNPPIVHRDIKPQNIIRQPDGRVFLVDFGAVQEIYHSTLARSSTVAGTFGYMAPEQFMGQAVPGSDLYGLGATLLFLLTHRSPAELPTNQLKIDFRDRVRTSEAFADILEKLLEPDLDNRFSSATEALKALRDKKSQQARSIQRKPTKVLAGLAIGTVVTVLLFEGFKYPLMSTLGFTPYPFYTAIRDNDLETARTYLDKGIRINTRDARNSSPLHWSVSNNSVDVAQLLIERGANIHDTYDAYQKDAHTVLHTAVHHDTKEMAKLLLDFGAKVNARNAFGQTPLHSAIIKKGRYEYYGMDSTQPAPALEVLELLVARGADVDAKDNSGQTPLDYAKEYGYNEVIAFLKRHGGN, from the coding sequence ATGGGACAACTTCATAAACCCGGAGAGATCGTTGCCAAACGCTATTGTATTTTAAACGTTTTAGGTGAAGGGGGGAGCGGAGTCACCTATCGCGCAAAGGACTTAAAAGAGAAGGAACAAGTGGCGCTCAAAGCCTTATCCTTGCGACAAATTAAGGATTGGAAAAATATCGATCGCTTCGAGCGAGAGGCACGGGTTCTCGCCCAACTTAAGCATCCGGCAATTCCTCGCTATCTCGACTATTTTCAGGTGGACGCGGAGGAAGATCGCGCATTTTACATTACCCAACAACTAGCAGAAGGGGAATCCTTAGAAACCTGGATAAATAAAGGTTGGCACGCTACCGAACGGGATGTGAGAAATATCGCCGAGCAAATTTTGGAGGTTCTGGTGTATCTCCACTCTCTCAATCCGCCAATTGTTCATCGGGATATTAAACCCCAGAATATTATCCGACAACCAGACGGACGGGTATTTCTTGTGGATTTTGGGGCGGTACAGGAAATTTATCACAGCACCCTCGCTCGCAGCAGTACGGTGGCGGGAACCTTTGGATATATGGCTCCGGAGCAGTTTATGGGTCAAGCGGTTCCGGGGTCGGATTTGTACGGTTTAGGGGCAACGCTGCTGTTTTTATTAACCCACCGATCTCCTGCGGAACTTCCCACAAATCAGCTTAAAATTGATTTTCGCGATCGCGTGCGTACCTCTGAAGCCTTTGCAGATATTCTGGAAAAACTCCTAGAACCGGATCTCGACAACCGCTTTTCCTCCGCAACAGAAGCCTTAAAAGCACTGCGCGATAAAAAATCCCAACAAGCGCGTTCCATCCAACGTAAACCCACCAAAGTTCTAGCAGGCTTGGCAATCGGTACGGTGGTTACTGTTCTCCTCTTCGAGGGTTTTAAATACCCCCTGATGAGTACCCTCGGATTTACCCCCTATCCTTTCTACACCGCCATCCGAGACAATGACCTCGAAACTGCTCGCACCTATCTCGATAAAGGCATCCGCATCAACACCAGAGATGCAAGAAATAGCAGTCCCCTCCACTGGTCGGTTTCTAATAATAGTGTCGATGTGGCTCAGTTGCTGATCGAACGGGGAGCCAATATTCATGATACCTACGATGCCTATCAAAAAGACGCGCACACCGTCTTACACACTGCCGTGCATCACGATACAAAAGAAATGGCAAAACTCCTCCTCGACTTCGGCGCAAAGGTTAACGCACGCAATGCCTTCGGTCAAACTCCCCTTCATTCTGCAATTATCAAAAAAGGTCGATATGAATACTACGGGATGGACAGCACGCAGCCCGCTCCTGCACTCGAAGTCTTAGAATTGTTAGTCGCTAGGGGAGCGGATGTTGACGCAAAAGATAATTCGGGTCAAACGCCCTTAGATTATGCCAAGGAATATGGGTATAACGAAGTGATTGCCTTTCTAAAACGGCACGGAGGAAATTAA
- a CDS encoding serine/threonine protein kinase, producing MEAQSQPENCIAERYRILGTLGEGGTGITYVAQDLQSGQKVALKALVLRNITDWKVLELFKREARILSQLNHPAIPRYLDSFQVDTEKDRVFYLVQHLAPGQSLYAWVNNGLNPNSTQVQGLAEKILEILVYLQDFTPPIIHRDLKPQNIIRHPKKGIFLVDFGAVQDTYRHTVTRGSTVVGTYGYMAPEQFRGHADLSTDLYGLGTTLLFLLTGKSPAELPRKQLKIQFRPYINADKAFGDWLERMLEPASEERFSSAKEALAVLRGEQPLPPKIKPAQKPRISSKSPISIDLNEEKGELKIEIPPIGLRSDRAQNFAILTFIWSGVLVLMAWAIVTLSLVLSPANYFWFGLFVAIGLWMLRAFLYSDFSRTRIEADAQTFQLQQWLWGMRHQKIRFNTKDITEAQLSLLFLPFPKEPLTVCEVRTRPRKVRFGALLPASEKKWLIRELTAFLKSFPT from the coding sequence ATGGAAGCTCAATCTCAACCCGAAAATTGCATCGCAGAACGGTATCGCATTTTGGGAACCTTGGGGGAAGGGGGAACGGGAATCACCTATGTCGCACAGGATTTGCAAAGCGGTCAAAAAGTCGCTCTCAAAGCTTTGGTTCTGCGCAATATAACCGATTGGAAAGTTTTGGAATTATTTAAGCGAGAAGCACGTATCCTTTCCCAATTGAACCATCCGGCAATTCCTCGCTATCTCGATTCCTTTCAAGTCGATACGGAGAAAGATCGCGTATTCTATTTAGTGCAGCACCTTGCACCGGGGCAATCCCTCTACGCATGGGTTAACAACGGATTGAATCCCAATAGCACTCAAGTGCAAGGTCTTGCCGAGAAAATTCTAGAGATTTTAGTCTATCTCCAGGACTTTACACCCCCCATCATTCACCGCGATCTCAAACCTCAAAATATTATTCGCCATCCGAAAAAAGGGATATTTCTAGTGGATTTTGGTGCTGTACAAGACACCTATCGCCATACGGTGACGAGGGGAAGTACGGTTGTGGGAACCTATGGATACATGGCTCCCGAACAGTTTCGAGGACACGCCGATCTCTCAACGGATTTGTACGGTTTAGGAACCACTTTGCTCTTTTTGCTAACGGGAAAATCCCCGGCGGAATTACCGCGAAAACAACTCAAGATTCAATTTCGACCCTATATCAATGCAGATAAAGCTTTTGGGGATTGGTTGGAAAGAATGCTCGAACCCGCCAGCGAGGAGCGATTTTCCTCTGCGAAAGAGGCGCTAGCTGTCTTGCGTGGCGAGCAACCCTTACCCCCCAAAATAAAACCCGCTCAAAAACCTCGCATTTCTTCAAAAAGCCCTATTTCAATCGATCTTAACGAGGAAAAGGGAGAGTTGAAGATCGAGATTCCACCGATTGGACTGCGCAGCGATCGCGCCCAAAATTTTGCTATCCTCACTTTCATCTGGAGTGGTGTGTTGGTGCTGATGGCTTGGGCAATTGTCACTCTGTCTCTCGTTCTCTCCCCAGCCAATTATTTCTGGTTTGGTCTGTTCGTTGCGATTGGACTGTGGATGTTACGCGCCTTTCTCTACAGCGATTTCTCTCGCACTCGCATCGAAGCTGACGCGCAAACATTTCAACTGCAACAATGGCTTTGGGGAATGCGCCATCAAAAGATTCGCTTTAATACAAAAGACATCACCGAGGCTCAACTGAGTCTGCTTTTTCTACCCTTTCCTAAAGAACCGTTAACCGTTTGCGAAGTAAGGACGCGACCGCGTAAAGTTCGTTTTGGGGCTTTACTCCCCGCCTCAGAGAAAAAGTGGCTGATTCGGGAATTGACCGCTTTTTTGAAATCCTTCCCGACCTAA
- a CDS encoding 4Fe-4S binding protein, whose amino-acid sequence MFGKVPERQMHRVRWFLTVSWLLLIVSLFFDPISPWFAQPHNVWSPLRLDANACTPMQGACLPEKPYAIGAPVFWGIVIPCAIFILLVFGHELWRRICPLSFLSQIPRALGIGRKLRKIDGKTGKIRYIPAKVNPNSWLARNHLYLQLGLFYGGLCGRILFFNSARWVLGVFLLFTIAAAIVVGYLWAGKPWCNYFCPMSAVQRIYSEPRGLLTSPAHLNTHRGIPQSMCRTVDGKGKEKSACVACQDPCIDRDAERSYWENIKGRDRAFLYYGYCGLVVGYFCYYYLYSGNWDYYFSGAWAHEETQLASLFNPGFYLWGQGIPIPKLIAVPLTLGLSGLGGYVVGCKVEKGYQAYLSRTQQRLKPEMIRHRMFTLCTFFVFNFFFMFSGRNFLDLLPRSLQYGFNATIVLASTLWVYRTWGRDRERYLRESLAVRLRKQLSQLNIDISQGLEGRSLETLNPDELYILAKILPELLENRQQPDKKEKLQNKINRNLKAAHPSQSQSSAITLETVEYLLDRVENRTSPPVSMSEIEWSVPSDNLTPF is encoded by the coding sequence ATGTTCGGCAAAGTTCCCGAACGGCAGATGCACCGCGTTCGGTGGTTTCTGACGGTTAGTTGGTTATTGCTCATTGTTTCTTTGTTTTTTGACCCCATCTCCCCCTGGTTCGCTCAACCTCACAATGTTTGGAGTCCTTTGCGACTCGATGCCAATGCTTGCACTCCCATGCAGGGTGCTTGTCTTCCTGAAAAACCCTACGCGATAGGCGCGCCAGTATTTTGGGGAATTGTAATTCCCTGCGCTATTTTTATTTTGCTCGTTTTCGGTCATGAATTATGGCGGCGCATTTGTCCTTTATCGTTTTTGTCACAAATTCCTCGCGCGTTGGGAATTGGGCGCAAATTGCGGAAAATAGATGGAAAGACAGGAAAAATTCGCTATATCCCGGCAAAAGTGAACCCCAATTCCTGGCTGGCACGCAACCATTTGTACCTGCAATTGGGGTTATTTTATGGGGGATTGTGCGGTCGCATTCTCTTTTTCAACTCGGCGCGTTGGGTATTGGGGGTTTTTCTGCTGTTTACGATTGCTGCGGCGATTGTCGTCGGCTATTTGTGGGCGGGGAAACCTTGGTGTAATTATTTTTGTCCGATGTCTGCGGTGCAACGCATCTATAGCGAACCGAGGGGATTGCTGACCTCTCCCGCACACCTCAATACCCATCGCGGGATTCCCCAATCGATGTGCCGCACTGTGGATGGGAAGGGTAAAGAAAAAAGTGCTTGCGTTGCGTGCCAAGATCCTTGTATTGACCGGGATGCAGAACGATCTTACTGGGAAAATATTAAGGGGCGCGATCGCGCGTTTCTCTACTATGGTTATTGCGGGTTAGTGGTGGGGTATTTTTGCTATTACTACCTCTACTCTGGCAATTGGGATTATTATTTTTCTGGGGCGTGGGCGCACGAAGAAACGCAACTTGCGAGTCTGTTTAATCCAGGATTTTACCTTTGGGGTCAAGGGATTCCCATTCCCAAATTAATCGCCGTTCCCCTGACATTAGGACTTTCGGGACTGGGGGGATATGTGGTGGGGTGCAAGGTTGAGAAGGGTTATCAAGCCTATTTGTCGCGCACCCAACAGCGACTCAAACCTGAAATGATTCGCCATCGAATGTTTACCCTTTGTACCTTTTTCGTTTTCAACTTCTTTTTTATGTTTAGCGGTCGCAATTTTCTTGACCTGCTGCCCCGATCGTTGCAGTATGGCTTTAACGCTACGATCGTTCTGGCGAGTACGTTATGGGTGTATCGAACTTGGGGGCGCGATCGCGAACGATACCTACGAGAAAGTTTAGCAGTTCGCCTGCGCAAACAACTCAGTCAGCTCAACATCGACATTTCTCAAGGATTGGAAGGACGATCCCTCGAAACGCTCAATCCTGATGAACTATACATTCTGGCAAAAATCCTGCCGGAATTGCTGGAAAATCGGCAACAACCCGATAAAAAAGAAAAACTTCAAAATAAAATTAATCGCAATCTCAAAGCCGCACATCCTTCCCAATCCCAATCTTCAGCAATTACCCTAGAAACGGTAGAATATCTTCTCGATCGCGTCGAGAACAGAACCTCTCCCCCCGTTTCCATGAGCGAGATTGAATGGTCGGTTCCATCGGACAATCTGACACCCTTTTGA
- a CDS encoding vanadium-dependent haloperoxidase, translated as MLTVQSQPAKKHRVFASLLSVGVAIASIALETLPVEAIDFRQDNNATVVAKWNQATLQAISASQMPPTPASRALAVVHTSIFEAWAAYDPVAIGTQMGDRAQVPSEQITLANKEAAISYAAYRTLVDLFPSQVHIFNNLMQELGYDYTQTSTNMRTPIGIGTVAAQKVIEYRRNDRANQANNYADTTGYNPPNDWNMMRHPTYWQPLRVENGQTVQQFITPHWELVTPFALRSANQFLPPPPPMFGTPDYVARALEVIEITAELDDRGKAAAEYWANGPGSVQPAGHWLLFGEFISQRDGHTLDDDVKMFFMLGNAVLDAGIAAWDAKTHYNYVRPITAIQYLAENKLLPENHRYVRTNPTTGVQEILGWTGPNEGSKWIAGNTWIPYQRTDFVSPPFAEYVSGHSAFSAAAAEIFKCYTGSDGFGGRATIAPRSSTYESNTPQQPVVLYWETFMDAANESGFSRLYGGIHFRDANLNGLSLGRAVADRVWARSLYYINGGSYSASQEY; from the coding sequence ATGCTGACAGTACAGAGTCAACCAGCGAAAAAACACCGAGTTTTCGCGTCACTCCTCTCTGTGGGAGTTGCTATTGCAAGTATTGCGTTGGAAACGCTGCCCGTTGAAGCTATTGATTTCAGGCAAGATAATAATGCCACTGTTGTGGCTAAATGGAATCAAGCTACCCTACAGGCGATTAGCGCGTCTCAAATGCCCCCAACTCCGGCATCTCGCGCCCTTGCTGTGGTTCATACAAGTATTTTTGAGGCGTGGGCGGCTTACGATCCCGTTGCCATTGGAACGCAAATGGGCGATCGCGCGCAAGTTCCCTCCGAACAAATCACTTTGGCAAATAAGGAGGCGGCAATTAGCTATGCGGCATACAGAACATTGGTGGATCTGTTTCCCTCTCAAGTGCATATTTTCAATAACCTGATGCAGGAGTTGGGATACGATTACACCCAAACTTCAACGAATATGCGAACCCCGATTGGGATTGGGACGGTTGCTGCCCAAAAAGTTATTGAGTATCGTCGCAACGATCGCGCGAATCAAGCCAACAACTACGCAGACACCACGGGGTATAATCCTCCCAATGATTGGAATATGATGCGCCATCCCACCTACTGGCAACCGTTGCGCGTCGAGAACGGTCAAACGGTGCAACAATTTATTACGCCCCATTGGGAACTGGTTACTCCTTTTGCTTTGCGTTCTGCAAATCAGTTCTTACCGCCCCCACCACCGATGTTCGGCACGCCCGACTACGTTGCTCGCGCCCTTGAGGTGATTGAGATAACGGCGGAATTGGACGATCGCGGAAAAGCTGCGGCAGAATATTGGGCGAATGGGCCCGGTAGCGTTCAACCTGCGGGTCATTGGCTTCTTTTTGGGGAGTTTATCTCTCAACGGGACGGACACACCCTCGACGACGATGTGAAGATGTTCTTTATGTTGGGCAATGCGGTTCTGGATGCAGGGATTGCGGCTTGGGATGCAAAGACTCACTACAACTATGTTCGCCCGATTACGGCGATTCAGTATCTCGCTGAAAATAAACTTTTGCCGGAAAATCATCGCTACGTTCGCACGAATCCAACAACGGGCGTTCAGGAAATTTTGGGTTGGACGGGTCCTAATGAAGGCTCGAAGTGGATTGCGGGAAATACTTGGATTCCCTATCAAAGAACGGATTTTGTCAGTCCTCCTTTTGCGGAGTATGTGTCGGGACACAGTGCCTTTAGTGCTGCTGCTGCCGAAATTTTCAAATGCTATACCGGAAGCGATGGGTTCGGGGGTCGGGCGACGATCGCGCCCCGTAGTTCGACCTATGAAAGCAATACGCCACAACAGCCTGTGGTGCTTTACTGGGAGACGTTTATGGATGCGGCAAATGAGTCGGGTTTTTCTCGGTTGTACGGCGGAATTCACTTTCGCGATGCGAACCTCAACGGCTTAAGCTTGGGACGTGCGGTTGCCGATCGCGTCTGGGCGCGATCGCTCTACTACATTAACGGCGGATCGTATAGCGCTAGCCAGGAGTATTAG